In Osmerus mordax isolate fOsmMor3 chromosome 24, fOsmMor3.pri, whole genome shotgun sequence, the following are encoded in one genomic region:
- the gldc gene encoding glycine dehydrogenase (decarboxylating), mitochondrial — protein sequence MQSCAKSWGIIFAKSVNPHSHCRHLSGKSHAFGKLLLCRSQNHAASATVRGLRTSAAFTSSRQIERLLPRHDDFAERHIGPGDKEKREMLDTLGLESIAQLIENTVPASIRIQKSMKMDDPLCENEVLESLQKIASKNAVWRSYIGMGYYNCSVPPPIQRNLLENSGWVTQYTPYQPEVAQGRLESLLNYQTMICDITGMAVANASLLDEGTAAAEAMQLCHRQNKRRTFYIDPRCHPQTIAVVQTRANYIGVKTELKLPHEMDFSGKDVSGVLFQYPDTDGRVEDFTALVDRAHKGGALACCATDLLALCVLRPPGEFGVDITLGSSQRFGVPLCYGGPHAAFFSVRDSLVRMMPGRMVGVTRDAAGKEVYRLALQTREQHIRRDKATSNICTAQALLANMAAMYGVYHGPKGLKHIAERTHNAALILAEGLRRAGHRLHSDMFFDTLKINCSVAAKDILERAVQREINLRVFSEGVLGVSLDETVTERDLDDLLWVFGCESSAELIAEKMGERVKGIMGSPFKRTSKYLSHTVFNSYHSETNIVRYMKRLENKDISLVHSMIPLGSCTMKLNSSSELMPITWKEFANVHPFVPLDQAEGYQQLFRQLERDLCEITGYDNISFQPNSGAQGEYAGLAAIKAYLNSKGETHRTVCLIPKSAHGTNPASAQMAGMKVQVVEVDKDGNIDIAHLKALVDKHKANLAAMMVTYPSTFGVFEESISDVCDLIHQNGGQVYLDGANMNAQVGLCRPGDYGSDVSHLNLHKTFCIPHGGGGPGMGPIGVKEHLAPFLPSHPVVNMQSGNTSRSLGTISAAPWGSSAILPISWAYIKMMGSKGLVHATEVAILNANYMAKRLENHYKILFKGRKGFVAHEFILDVRPFKKTANIEAVDVAKRLQDYGFHAPTMSWPVTGTLMIEPTESEDKAEMDRFCDALKGIRQEIAEIEEGRMDSRINPLKMAPHSLACISSSTWDRPYSREFAAFPLPFVRPETKFWPSISRIDDIYGDQHLVCTCPPMDVYESPYEENRASS from the exons ATGCAAAGCTGTGCAAAGTCTTGGGGAATCATCTTCGCCAAGTCGGTTAATCCCCATTCACATTGCAGACATTTAAGTGGTAAAAGCCACGCATTTGGAAAACTTCTGCTGTGTAGAAGCCAAAATCATGCTGCCTCCGCAACAGTTCGGGGTCTACGGACATCTGCAGCGTTCACTTCTTCCCGACAGATTGAAAGACTTCTGCCAAGACATGATGATTTTGCGGAGAGACATATTGGTCCAGGtgacaaagagaaaagagagatgctgGATACCCTCGGACTTGAG TCCATCGCTCAGTTGATAGAAAATACAGTTCCGGCGTCCATCCGTATTCAGAAAAGTATGAAAATGGATGATCCACTTT GTGAAAATGAAGTTCTGGAGTCGCTTCAGAAGATTGCATCTAAGAACGCAGTGTGGAGGTCCTACATTGGGATGGGCTACTACAACTGCTCTGTACCGCCCCCTATACAAAGAAACCTGCTGGAGAACTCAGGATG GGTGACCCAGTACACTCCCTATCAGCCTGAGGTCGCTCAGGGTCGCCTGGAGTCTCTGCTCAACTACCAGACCATGATCTGCGACATAACCGGAATGGCAGTGGCCAACGCCTCCCTCTTGGATGAGGGCACAGCTGCAGCAGAGGCCATGCAGCTCTGTCACAG ACAGAACAAGAGAAGGACGTTTTACATCGACCCTCGTTGCCACCCTCAGACCATTGCAGTGGTGCAGACCAGAGCCAA TTACATCGGGGTGAAGACTGAACTGAAGCTGCCTCACGAGATGGACTTCAGTGGGAAGGATGTGAGCGGAGTGTTGTTCCAGTACCCAGACACCGACGGGAGGGTGGAGGACTTCACCGCTTTAGTGGACCGTGCTCACAAGGGAGGG GCCCTAGCCTGCTGCGCCACGGACCTGCTGGCCCTCTGCGTACTGCGTCCGCCGGGGGAGTTCGGCGTGGACATCACCCTGGGCAGCTCCCAGAGGTTCGGCGTCCCGCTCTGCTATGGTGGCCCCCACGCTGCCTTCTTCTCCGTCAGGGACAGCCTGGTCAGGATGATGCCCGGCAGAATGGTCGGAGTCACCAG GGATGCAGCTGGTAAGGAGGTGTATCGCCTGGCCCTGCAGACCAGGGAGCAGCACATCCGCAGAGACAAGGCGACCAGCAACATCTGTACTGCACAG GCACTGCTGGCCAATATGGCCGCCATGTACGGGGTGTACCATGGGCCCAAGGGTCTGAAGCACATCGCAGAGAGGACTCACAATGCTGCCCTCATACTGGCCGAAG GTCTGAGGCGGGCGGGTCACAGACTGCACAGCGACATGTTCTTCGACACGCTGAAAATCAACTGCAGCGTGGCGGCCAAGGACATCCTGGAGAGGGCGGTCCAGCGGGAGATCAACCTGCGGGTGTTCAGCGAGGGAGTG CTGGGTGTGTCTCTGGATGAGACGGTGACTGAAAGGGATCTGGACGACCTGCTCTGGGTCTTTGGATGCGAATCTTCAGCA GAGCTGATTGCTGagaagatgggagagagggtgaagggcaTCATGGGAAGTCCTTTCAAGAGGACCAGCAAGTACCTTTCGCACACCGTGTTCAACAG CTATCACTCTGAGACCAACATTGTGCGCTATATGAAGCGTCTGGAGAACAAGGACATCTCCCTGGTTCACAGCATGATCCCACTG GGCTCATGTACCATGAAGCTAAACAGTTCTTCAGAGCTGATG ccCATCACCTGGAAGGAGTTTGCCAACGTGCACCCGTTTGTGCCCCTGGATCAGGCCGAGGGGTATCAACAGCTCTTCAGACAGCTGGAGAGGGACCTGTGTGAGATCACAGGCTACGACAACATCTCCTTTCAACCCAACAG TGGTGCTCAGGGGGAGTATGCCGGACTGGCAGCCATAAAAGCCTATCTGAACTCAAAAGGAGAAACCCACCGAACA GTTTGTCTGATCCCCAAGTCTGCTCATGGCACCAACCCAGCCAGCGCCCAGATGGCGGGCATGAAGGTCCAGGTTGTAGAGGTGGACAAGGACGGCAACATTGACATAGCACACCTAAAGGCTTTG GTGGACAAACACAAGGCCAACCTAGCGGCCATGATGGTGACGTACCCCTCCACCTTCGGCGTGTTTGAGGAGAGCATCAGTGACGTCTGTGACCTCATCCACCAGAACGGTGGACAGGTCTACCTGGACGGTGCCAACATGAACGCCCAG GTGGGTCTGTGTCGTCCTGGAGACTACGGTTCCGATGTGTCTCACCTGAACCTCCACAAGACCTTCTGCATTCCTCATGGTGGTGGAGGACCAGGGATGGGACCTATCGGGGT GAAGGAGCATTTGGCCCCATTCCTTCCCAGCCACCCCGTGGTCAACATGCAGTCTGGGAACACCAGCAGATCCCTGGGCACCATCAGTGCTGCCCCCTGGGGCTCCAGTGCCATCCTGCCCATCTCCTGGGCATACATCAAG ATGATGGGATCCAAGGGCCTGGTCCATGCCACAGAAGTGGCCATCCTCAACGCCAACTACATGGCGAAGAGGCTGGAGAACCACTACAAGATCCTGTTCAAGGGCAGGAAAG GGTTTGTGGCTCATGAGTTCATTTTGGACGTGAGACCGTTTAAGAAGACCGCCAACATAGAAGCAGTGGATGTGGCCAAAAGGCTGCAGGATTATG gcttCCACGCCCCCACCATGTCGTGGCCGGTGACTGGTACCCTGATGATTGAGCCCACAGAGTCTGAGGACAAGGCTGAGATGGACCGCTTCTGCGACGCTCTCAAGGGCATCAGACAGGAAATAGCCGAAATCGAAGAAGGGAGGATGGACTCGCGTATTAACCCCCTCAAG ATGGCCCCTCACTCCCTGGcctgcatctcctcctccacctgggaCAGACCGTACTCCAGGGAATTTGCCGCCTTCCCCTTG CCCTTTGTGAGGCCTGAGACCAAGTTTTGGCCCAGCATCTCCAGGATTGATGACATCTACGGCGACCAGCACCTGGTGTGCACCTGCCCCCCCATGGACGTGTATGAGTCTCCCTATGAGGAGAATAGGGCGTCTTCCTGA
- the coq2 gene encoding 4-hydroxybenzoate polyprenyltransferase, mitochondrial, with product MNPFRFATRLTLNTLRRTHHESCQSYLPALSSSFLKKDKKTDLSSHLDTSILKRVFHSQRPWLHPLTRWDTAPCGKRQFSFSAAGIVNSAPAAVQPYLRLMRLDKPIGTWLLYLPCTWSIGLAADPGCLPHLGLLTLFGTGALLMRGAGCTINDMWDKDFDKKVSRTATRPIASGQVSQFQALVFLGGQLSLALGVLLCLNYYSIALGVASLSLVLTYPLMKRITYWPQLVLGLTFNWGALLGWSAVTGACDWSVCLPLYFSGVMWTLIYDTIYAHQDKDDDIKIGVKSTALRFQEQTKPWLSGFMVTMMSGLVMAGLNADQTLPYYAVLSTVAIHLTHQIYTLDINKPEDCWKKFVSNRNLGLLLFLGIVAGNLWKERRETLLQNE from the exons atgaacccTTTTCGGTTTGCCACTCGGCTCACATTAAACACCTTGAGAAGGACACACCATGAAAGCTGCCAGTCCTATCTACCTGCCCTGTCTTCCAGTTTCCTTAAGAAAGATAAAAAGACTGACTTGTCTTCACACTTGGATACAAGCATTTTGAAACGAGTCTTTCACAGCCAACGGCCGTGGTTACATCCCTTGACCAGATGGGACACTGCACCATGTGGGAAAAGACAGTTCAgcttttcagctgctgggaTTGTAAACTCTGCTCCAGCAGCCGTGCAGCCATACCTCAGATTAATGCGCCTTGATAAGCCAATTG GAACATGGCTGTTGTACCTGCCTTGTACATGGAGCATTGGTCTGGCCGCGGACCCCGGGTGCCTCCCTCACCTGGGCCTGCTCACCTTGTTCGGCACAGGCGCTCTGCTAATGAGAGGAGCTGGCTGCACCATTAACGACATGTGGGACAAGGATTTTGACAAAAAG GTGTCCAGGACAGCTACTCGACCCATCGCCTCTGGTCAGGTCTCTCAGTTTCAGGCTCTGGTCTTCCTGGGAGGGCAGCTCTCTTTGGCACTAGGAGTCCTGCTCTGCCTCAATTACTACAG CATAGCCCTTGGGGTAGCTTCCCTTTCTCTGGTCCTAACCTATCCACTGATGAAGAGGATCACCTACTGGCCACAGCTGGTACTGG GACTGACGTTCAACTGGGGAGCACTCCTTGGTTGGTCAGCTGTGACCGGcgcctgtgattggtcagtgtgTTTGCCCCTGTACTTCTCAGGAGTGATGTGGACGCTGATTTACGACACCATCTATGCCCATCAG GACAAAgatgatgacatcaaaatagGGGTGAAGTCCACTGCGTTGAGGTTTCAGGAACAAACCAAGCCATGGTTGAGTGGCTTCATGGTGACCATGATGTCAGGGCTGGTAATGGCTGGACTCAATGCTGACCAGACTCTACCTTACTACGCTGTGCTCTCCACAGTGGCCATACACCTCACGCACCAG ATTTACACACTGGACATCAACAAACCGGAGGACTGCTGGAAGAAATTTGTGTCAAACAGAAACCTTGGACTGCTGCTGTTTCTGGGAATAGTCGCTGGCAATTTgtggaaagaaagaagagagacatTATTGCAAAATGAGTAA
- the LOC136933100 gene encoding zinc finger protein 462-like, producing MTKNQTKKRSISKLFTKSSGKGPIKCKKCTKYFHSALLLSIHYTNFHSTAFKQDFTILSNTAETDLQLYRCGHCNVKIQGNRKLSLHLDRHAEVLARTKLKPVVEAQQPKLKPAEPESPELPELLTIQELSRWNVTQVGTITLKMSPETSLSGTPDSVDLNKGTDGAEGFPCIQCGRSFMSLKGLRSHERSHAAIASLKRTGTMPKHIIEENIIYRPGTIKQFHCGLCGYKTNLVILLRNHLSKKHEAADMIEYPVKDPDIPTTCEKDAENNLREEALDPTGPQKGDIIQEHSSTQKRGYSEPPHVQRQLNHYKHIAKRKHPAADIPQASRAFYDGLYHCEFCNFTSEHISSVRRHYLNRHNGKRLLKCKDCSFFTGFRKRFDMHIDAGGANCLAEAGLTDLRCPFCLYHTKNKNNMIDHIILHREERMVPIEVRRPQLSQYLKDVVFRCHKCTFSSASDENLSEHMLKHDNIKPYKCRLCFFDCSQLSGLEAHLCDKHQVVRNHELVGQVSLEQLETKLNGKEKGKSNMEPGDKEEEDHGTTLKHEKQGEESDDSNLEQPSAMEVENLAKHTKEEDEDMEERDEMEEKVPEPTRLHGTPWQVKAEDATNAKEERLDQKPGTDMEHGVVAEADKKPENTAGPNIVQHEKHERTDMEQNTESYEMQGREGQFRANCQNAGQFHGLTMDRKSEGGLIHQGQGLTEEIGKIQHIEVTENKDLLEDSFMDCKEVYKEKNKRELADQYGEMPILENVYIKQEEYSSQDESLEDVVVKQDKSVKCNKTEEQGCEEGTFREEQDERAENLEHSKEGLQKENDVLSAPQDSCTFLKSSQLTSNVKSFSCKLCGRTLSNSTEFERHVMRHGM from the exons ATGACGAAGAATCAAACAAAGAAAAGAAGCATCAGCAAATTATTTACGAAATCATCCGGGAAAGGTCCAATCAAATGCAAGAAGTGCACCAAGTACTTTCACTCAGCGTTGTTGCTCAGCATCCATTACACCAATTTTCACTCCACCGCCTTCAAGCAGGACTTCACCATTCTGTCAAACACTGCAGAAACGGATCTACAGTTATACCGTTGTGGACACTGTAACGTGAAAATCCAGGGCAATCGAaagctctctctacatctcgACCGTCATGCCGAGGTTTTGGCACGGACAAAGTTGAAACCAGTGGTTGAAGCGCAACAACCAAAGCTGAAGCCTGCAGAG CCTGAAAGCCCAGAACTGCCTGAGCTCTTGACCATACAGGAGTTGTCTCGCTGGAACGTGACGCAGGTGGGAACGATCACGTTAAAGATGAGTCCTGAGACGTCCCTTTCTGGAACTCCTGATTCGGTGGACCTTAACAAGGGAACTGACGGAGCAGAGGGTTTCCCCTGCATCCAGTGTGGTCGCTCTTTCATGTCTCTGAAAGGTTTGCGATCACATGAGCGAAGCCATGCTGCCATAGCTTCGCTCAAGCGAACGGGCACGATGCCTAAGCACAT AATTGAAGAGAATATAATTTATCGACCCGGGACCATCAAGCAGTTTCACTGTGGGCTGTGTGGGTATAAAACCAACTTGGTCATCCTCTTGAGGAACCACCTGTCTAAGAAACATGAAG CTGCTGATATGATTGAGTACCCAGTTAAGGACCCTGACATCCCCACAACTTGCGAAAAGGATGCAGAGAACAACCTGAGGGAAGAAGCCTTAGACCCCACAGGACCTCAGAAGGGTGACATCATACAGGAACATTCCTCCACACAGA AACGTGGATACTCGGAGCCCCCACATGTACAGCGCCAGTTGAATCACTACAAGCATATAGCCAAGAGAAAACACCCTGCTGCTGACATCCCACAAGCTTCGAGGGCCTTTTACGATGGCTTATATCACTGCGAGTTCTGCAACTTCACCTCGGAGCACATATCAAGTGTACGTCGACACTACCTAAATCGACACAATGGCAAACGGCTCCTCAAATGCAAGGACTGCTCCTTCTTCACAGGTTTCCG GAAGAGGTTTGACATGCACATAGATGCAGGCGGTGCTAACTGCTTGGCAGAAGCTGGGTTGACGGACCTGCGTTGCCCTTTCTGCCTCTACCacaccaaaaacaaaaacaacatgatTGACCACATTATATTGCATCGAG AGGAGCGTATGGTTCCCATAGAGGTGCGTAGGCCACAGTTGTCCCAGTACCTGAAGGACGTTGTTTTTCGCTGTCACAAGTGCACATTCTCGAGCGCCAGCGACGAGAATCTGAGTGAGCACATGCTCAAGCATGACAACATCAAACCTTACAAGTGCCGCTTGTGCTTCTTCGACTGTTCCCAGCTGAGTGGGCTGGAGGCCCACCTTTGTGACAAGCATCAG GTCGTAAGGAACCATGAGTTGGTGGGACAGGTCAGTCTGGAGCAACTAGAGACCAAGCTGAatgggaaagagaaaggaaaatcCAACATGGAGCCGGGGGATAAAGAGGAAGAAGACCATGGGACAACCCTCAAGCATGAGAAACAAGGCGAAGAAAGTGATGATTCAAACCTTGAGCAACCGTCTGCCATGGAGGTAGAGAATCTAGCAAAACACAcaaaggaggaggacgaggatatGGAGGAACGAGATGAAATGGAGGAGAAAGTCCCGGAACCTACTAGATTACATGGGACACCATGGCAGGTGAAAGCAGAGGATGCAACGAACGCTAAGGAGGAACGGCTGGATCAGAAACCAGGCACAGATATGGAACACGGTGTCGTAGCAGAAGCAGACAAAAAGCCAGAGAACACTGCGGGCCCAAACATAGTACAGCACGAGAAGCATGAAAGAACTGACATGGAACAAAACACTGAATCTTATGAGATGCAAGGGCGGGAAGGCCAGTTTAGGGCAAACTGTCAAAACGCTGGACAGTTCCATGGGTTGACAATGGACAGAAAGTCTGAAGGCGGGCTTATACATCAGGGTCAAGGATTGACTGAAGAGATTGGTAAAATACAACATATAGAAGTCACAGAGAACAAAGATTTATTAGAGGATTCATTTATGGATTGTAAAGAGGTGTATAAAGAGAAGAACAAGAGGGAACTAGCCGATCAATATGGTGAGATGCCAATCCTGGAGAATGTCTACATCAAACAAGAAGAATACAGCAGTCAAGATGAGAGCCTGGAGGACGTAGTGGTGAAACAGGATAAATCTGTTAAGTGCAATAAAACAGAGGAACAGGGGTGCGAAGAGGGGACCTTTCGGGAAGAACAAGATGAGAGGGCTGAGAATCTGGAACATTCGAAGGAGGGACTCCAAAAGGAAAATGATGTCTTATCTGCACCTCAAG ATTCCTGCACATTCCTAAAGAGCAGCCAATTGACCAGCAATGTCAAGTCGTTTTCCTGCAAGCTCTGCGGCCGCACCCTCTCCAACAGCACTGAGTTTGAGCGCCACGTCATGCGCCATGGAATGTAA
- the mboat4 gene encoding ghrelin O-acyltransferase has protein sequence MEPIHWLFEQHPFLMYQVFSVPFAFLFYGLSRGGYLSLANRHVFLALGGCALAVVSMGVYSLLLFASTGVFLFQVCSLSPAHVHPWVFGVQMSWQTVWHLYMQYREYYLNETTNIRFLLSVSSLMLITQRMSSVSMDVQEGRVRMPSRPAPLGRACALLSLLSYMFSFTTLLGGPLQSYHQFVCCVEQIDRSPPPHPLRVVSLKGGQVFSLECLRSFLTRLLRASAGELPRCSALGGVVWAWGLALALRTRYYSHWKVSECLNNAAGFGFRGTGTENSLTSWSGLSDGDLLTTEMSCRVSVFARRWNATTAAWLRRQVFNRCRTSPIMMTFGFSILWHGLHPGQFVGFLIWASAVKADHLIHPHLKTRLTSTWRKLGYAGLGWMHTQIVITCVVIAVELRSFSSLRFLM, from the exons ATGGAACCCATCCACTGGCTTTTTGAGCAGCATCCATTTCTGATGTATCAAGTCTTTTCAGTTCCCTTTGCATTTCTATTCTACGGTTTGTCCCGAGGGGGATATCTGTCCTTGGCAAACAG GCATGTGTTTCTGGCGCTGGGTGGATGTGCCCTGGCTGTCGTCAGCATGGGAGTGTACAGCCTGCTCCTGTTTGCTTCCACCGGGGTATTCCTGTTTCAGGTGTGCTCACTCAGCCCTGCACACGTCCATCCATGGGTGTTTGGAGTGCAGATGTCCTGGCAAACCGTCTGGCACCTTTACATGCAGTACCGAGAATACTATCTCAACGAGACCACTAATATCAG GTTTCTCTTATCGGTGTCCTCTTTGATGTTAATAACTCAGAGAATGAGCTCAGTGTCTATGGATGTTCAGGAAGGCAGAGTCAGGATGCCATCTAGGCCAGCGCCCCTGGGCAGAGcctgtgctctcctctccctcctcagctaCATGTTTAGCTTCACAACCCTGCTTGGTGGACCCTTACAATCCTACCAtcagtttgtgtgttgtgtggaacAGATTGACCGcagcccacctccacaccctctgcGAGTGGTCTCCCTGAAGGGGGGCCAGGTCTTCTCACTGGAATGCCTCAGAAGCTTTCTAACTCGTCTCCTCAGAGCCAGTGCTGGAGAGCTACCACGCTGCAGTGCTCTGGGTGGCGTCGTGTGGGCCTGGGGACTAGCATTAGCACTGAGGACCAGGTACTATTCACACTGGAAGGTCAGCGAGTGCCTTAACAACGCAGCCGGATTTGGCTTCAGGGGAACCGGCACTGAAAACTCCCTAACTTCGTGGAGCGGGCTGTCAGACGGAGACCTCTTGACCACAGAGATGTCTTGTAGGGTGTCCGTGTTTGCACGGCGGTGGAATGCCACCACCGCTGCCTGGCTACGTCGGCAAGTTTTCAACCGATGCAGGACTTCGCCTATAATGATGACTTTTGGCTTTTCAATACTGTGGCATGGTCTGCACCCAGGCCAGTTTGTTGGATTTCTGATCTGGGCTTCTGCAGTGAAAGCAGATCACCTGATACACCCGCACTTAAAGACTAGACTTACGTCCACTTGGAGAAAATTGGGGTACGCCGGGCTGGGTTGGATGCACACTCAAATTGTGATTACATGTGTCGTTATTGCTGTTGAGCTTCGAAGCTTTTCGTCTTTGAGATTCCTTATGTGA